From the Priestia koreensis genome, one window contains:
- a CDS encoding organic hydroperoxide resistance protein → MKTLYETTVTNTGGRNGEVFSPDNIFNLDVATPPALGGEATTATNPEQLFAAGYSACFNSALEFQLKKHKVEIESSQVTATVRLLADTKDQGVKIGVSLEAHIEGLDLETAKKYVDLAHAYCPYSKAISGNVEVDVKVI, encoded by the coding sequence ATGAAAACTTTATATGAAACAACCGTAACAAATACAGGTGGACGTAACGGAGAGGTATTTTCTCCAGACAATATTTTTAATTTAGATGTAGCAACACCACCAGCATTAGGCGGAGAAGCAACAACAGCAACAAATCCTGAACAACTATTCGCAGCTGGATATAGCGCATGCTTTAACAGTGCGTTAGAATTTCAATTGAAAAAGCATAAAGTTGAGATCGAAAGCAGCCAAGTAACGGCAACGGTTCGCCTTCTTGCAGATACAAAAGATCAAGGTGTGAAAATTGGCGTATCCTTGGAAGCGCACATTGAAGGATTAGACCTTGAAACAGCTAAAAAATACGTGGACCTTGCACATGCATATTGCCCATATTCAAAAGCAATCAGCGGAAACGTTGAAGTTGATGTAAAAGTCATTTAA
- a CDS encoding DsbA family oxidoreductase codes for MKIEVWSDFVCPFCYIGKRRLEQALEAFPHKEDVEVEFKSFELDPNSAFNTGQNIHEMLAKKYGMSVEQAKQANVGVGQQAESVGLTFNFDDMKPTNTFDAHRLAKFAETKGQEKAMTENLLHAYFTESKHVGEVDTLADLAEASGLDRDEALAVLNDKNAFATDVRQDESIAQQYGITGVPYFVINQKYAISGAQPKETFESALKQVWEEENPAPKLQDLSGSGAEDAFCADGNCAVPPKK; via the coding sequence ATGAAAATCGAAGTATGGTCAGATTTTGTGTGTCCATTTTGTTATATTGGAAAACGTCGCCTAGAGCAAGCGCTTGAGGCATTTCCTCATAAAGAAGATGTTGAAGTTGAATTTAAAAGCTTTGAACTAGATCCTAATTCAGCATTTAACACAGGTCAAAACATTCACGAAATGCTTGCGAAAAAATATGGCATGAGCGTTGAACAAGCGAAACAAGCGAACGTTGGCGTCGGTCAACAGGCAGAAAGCGTCGGGCTAACGTTCAATTTTGATGACATGAAGCCAACAAATACGTTTGATGCGCATCGCTTAGCTAAGTTTGCAGAAACAAAGGGACAAGAAAAAGCGATGACGGAAAATCTGTTGCACGCGTATTTCACCGAATCAAAGCATGTAGGAGAGGTAGATACGCTTGCAGACCTTGCAGAAGCATCTGGCTTAGATCGCGATGAGGCATTAGCCGTCCTTAACGACAAAAATGCGTTTGCTACGGATGTACGTCAGGATGAAAGTATTGCACAGCAATATGGCATTACAGGCGTTCCGTATTTTGTTATTAACCAAAAGTATGCCATTTCAGGAGCACAGCCAAAAGAAACGTTTGAGAGTGCACTGAAACAAGTATGGGAAGAAGAAAACCCAGCACCAAAACTACAAGATTTATCAGGTAGCGGAGCAGAGGATGCTTTTTGTGCAGACGGTAACTGCGCAGTGCCACCGAAAAAATAA
- a CDS encoding maltose acetyltransferase domain-containing protein, producing the protein MMTEKEKMLAGEMYDPADPTLMAERINARRLVRLFNETTETEHEKRIGLIKELFGSTGEHVYMEPNFRCDYGYNIHVGNGFFANFDCVILDVCSVTFGENCMLAPGVHIYTATHPLNAAERNSGREFAKPITIGNNVWLGGGCIINPGVNIGDNVVVASGAVVTKDVPNNVVVAGNPARVIKENI; encoded by the coding sequence ATGATGACCGAAAAAGAAAAAATGCTAGCAGGCGAAATGTATGATCCGGCAGATCCTACGCTAATGGCCGAACGCATAAACGCACGTCGTCTCGTTCGTTTGTTCAACGAAACAACTGAAACCGAACATGAAAAACGCATCGGCCTTATTAAAGAATTATTTGGTTCTACAGGCGAACACGTTTATATGGAGCCAAACTTCCGCTGTGATTATGGGTATAACATCCACGTTGGTAACGGATTTTTTGCTAACTTTGACTGCGTTATTTTAGACGTGTGTTCCGTTACATTCGGGGAAAACTGCATGCTCGCACCTGGCGTTCATATTTACACTGCGACTCATCCGTTAAACGCCGCAGAGCGGAACAGCGGTCGTGAATTCGCCAAGCCGATTACAATCGGCAATAACGTATGGCTCGGAGGCGGATGTATTATTAATCCTGGTGTCAACATTGGAGACAACGTCGTCGTGGCGTCCGGCGCTGTTGTCACAAAAGACGTCCCAAACAACGTGGTGGTTGCTGGAAATCCTGCACGAGTGATAAAAGAAAATATCTAA
- a CDS encoding GNAT family N-acetyltransferase, which yields MELTLIPSMWETNQLIVRDLRKEEIEDVQALYLQGSYLGEWDGRTYDSDYITQCFTTGDLPPDGSKDHFKIQVLRMKETNKITGLLTTYHGHPSPEVFYITYFYLDQRLQSQGLGREAMEKLLQCVKEANYTEIRANVAIKNWPALRFWTSLGLDRIQGVFGDRTHDSHSFADIELVKKL from the coding sequence ATGGAATTAACATTAATACCGAGCATGTGGGAGACAAATCAGCTTATTGTTCGAGATTTACGGAAAGAAGAAATAGAAGACGTTCAAGCGCTCTATCTTCAAGGCAGCTATCTTGGAGAATGGGACGGACGCACCTATGACTCTGACTATATCACACAGTGCTTTACAACCGGTGACCTCCCTCCGGACGGAAGCAAAGACCATTTTAAAATTCAAGTACTCAGGATGAAGGAAACCAATAAAATCACTGGCCTTCTCACAACGTATCATGGCCATCCATCACCTGAGGTCTTTTACATTACATATTTTTATCTTGATCAACGCTTGCAAAGTCAAGGGTTAGGCCGTGAAGCGATGGAGAAATTGCTTCAGTGTGTAAAAGAGGCAAACTATACTGAAATTAGAGCAAATGTTGCGATTAAAAATTGGCCTGCGCTTCGCTTTTGGACGAGTCTAGGGCTTGATCGAATTCAAGGCGTATTTGGTGATCGTACCCACGACTCTCACTCATTCGCTGATATTGAACTAGTAAAGAAACTATGA
- a CDS encoding SDR family oxidoreductase codes for MGKLDNKIAVITGSATGIGQATVELFASEGATVLCADVNTDELKKTVESVKQNGGKAEAYELDVSSEESVISFVNQVKETYGKIDVLFNNAGIDEEGGKVHEYPVELFDRIISVDLRGTFLCSKYLLPLMMENGGSIINTSSMSGQAADLDRSGYNAAKGGIRNFTKAMAIDYARDGIRVNSIAPGTIETPLIDTLAGTKQDDMGQKFREANKWITPLGRLGEPKEIATVALFLASDDSSYVTGEDITVDGGIMAYTWPGKMLIEEKWKKTTE; via the coding sequence ATGGGAAAATTAGATAATAAAATTGCAGTTATTACGGGTTCAGCAACAGGAATTGGGCAAGCAACGGTCGAGCTATTTGCATCAGAAGGAGCGACCGTTCTTTGTGCGGATGTTAACACAGATGAGCTTAAAAAAACGGTAGAATCTGTGAAGCAAAACGGTGGAAAGGCAGAAGCCTATGAACTTGACGTATCAAGTGAAGAGAGCGTCATCTCATTTGTGAATCAAGTAAAAGAAACGTACGGAAAAATCGATGTATTATTCAACAACGCAGGGATTGACGAAGAGGGCGGAAAGGTTCACGAATATCCGGTTGAATTGTTCGACCGCATTATTTCGGTGGATCTTCGAGGGACATTTTTATGCAGCAAATATCTACTTCCACTCATGATGGAGAACGGTGGTTCTATAATTAATACGTCTTCCATGTCCGGACAAGCAGCAGACCTAGATCGCTCAGGATATAACGCAGCAAAAGGCGGAATCAGAAACTTCACAAAGGCGATGGCGATTGACTATGCACGTGACGGTATCCGTGTAAACTCCATTGCACCCGGTACCATTGAAACGCCGCTCATTGACACATTAGCAGGAACGAAACAAGACGATATGGGCCAAAAATTCCGTGAAGCGAACAAGTGGATTACGCCACTTGGACGTCTTGGAGAACCGAAGGAAATTGCCACTGTGGCCTTATTCCTTGCAAGTGATGACAGCTCATACGTCACGGGGGAAGACATTACGGTAGACGGCGGAATTATGGCGTACACATGGCCTGGTAAGATGTTAATTGAAGAAAAGTGGAAAAAGACGACGGAATAA
- a CDS encoding SGNH/GDSL hydrolase family protein, with amino-acid sequence MKTLVCFGDSITARHEGFTEPMLTSKIASRLPTINIINAGVPGHNTNDALSRIKQDVISHHAHFVTVLFGANDAGKKRPVDLSTFTENMRTIVRFIGPYKTILITPSPVDEQKQADRTNNLLGQYAKAVKDVALELNCHLIDFYAHFLSQPDYQSKLKGMEDDGLHFGEAGYELLSELIVEKWQQLQT; translated from the coding sequence ATGAAGACACTCGTTTGTTTTGGAGATAGTATTACAGCAAGACATGAAGGCTTTACAGAGCCAATGCTAACATCAAAGATTGCCAGTCGATTGCCGACTATTAACATTATAAATGCAGGCGTTCCCGGTCATAACACAAACGATGCTCTCTCTCGTATTAAACAGGATGTGATATCGCATCATGCTCATTTTGTGACGGTACTATTCGGAGCAAACGATGCAGGGAAAAAGAGACCTGTTGATCTTTCTACCTTTACGGAAAATATGCGTACGATCGTGCGTTTCATTGGACCTTATAAAACGATTTTGATCACGCCTTCTCCCGTTGATGAGCAAAAGCAAGCGGATCGAACAAACAATCTGCTCGGTCAATACGCAAAGGCAGTGAAAGACGTAGCGCTTGAATTAAATTGTCACCTCATTGATTTTTATGCTCATTTTCTGTCACAGCCTGATTATCAAAGCAAACTAAAAGGAATGGAGGACGACGGACTTCATTTCGGTGAAGCAGGCTATGAATTGTTATCAGAGCTTATTGTGGAAAAGTGGCAGCAGCTTCAAACATAA
- a CDS encoding GNAT family N-acetyltransferase, whose product MNPILRDIPTEFSTDRLLIRMPKPGDGEVVYEAIQASRNEFKPWMPFAQREQTLEETEINIRESYINYLKRTDLRLLVFLKETGELVASSGLHRIDWDVPKFEIGYWIDTRHSGKGYMTEAVEGIQQFAFRELGARRVEIRCDSRNTKSRGVAERAGFNLDGILHSDSLSVEGDLRDTCIYSLTK is encoded by the coding sequence ATGAATCCAATTTTACGAGACATTCCAACAGAGTTTTCAACTGATCGATTGCTTATTCGGATGCCGAAACCGGGAGACGGGGAGGTAGTATATGAGGCAATTCAGGCATCTCGTAACGAATTTAAGCCGTGGATGCCGTTTGCACAGCGCGAACAGACGCTTGAAGAAACGGAGATTAACATTCGAGAATCATATATCAATTATTTGAAGCGCACGGATCTGCGTTTGCTGGTGTTTTTAAAAGAAACGGGTGAACTTGTTGCGTCATCAGGTTTACACCGAATCGATTGGGACGTTCCGAAGTTTGAAATTGGCTACTGGATTGATACACGACATAGTGGAAAAGGTTACATGACGGAAGCTGTGGAGGGGATTCAGCAATTTGCCTTTCGGGAGCTAGGCGCGCGTCGAGTGGAGATTCGATGCGATTCTCGTAATACAAAAAGTCGCGGAGTAGCAGAACGCGCGGGCTTTAATCTAGACGGTATTTTACATAGCGACAGCTTAAGCGTCGAAGGTGATCTACGAGATACGTGTATTTATTCACTGACGAAATGA
- a CDS encoding spore germination protein has translation MPSFFKHSKPKKERVSEQAEETSSSSDDHLFSSLSENVHYIQQKTGNSPDIVIRQLSIGDTTTIQSAIVYVDGMVDEKAIQDFLLESMMKDDDLNQKVTNANVLSLIKKDILAFGDVSMATSWEDFFLSLMSGDTMILVDGHLQCIVIDTKGGERRAISEPSSQMVVRGSKEGFNETLATNISLVRRIIKNPSLWVESMKIGNVTKTDVAIMYIDGIANEKIVKEVKDRLKRINIDSILESGYIEQLIEDKTFTTFPTIYHTERPDTVAGNLLEGRIAIFVDGTPFVLVAPAVFIQFFQSAEDYYARFDIASSLRFLRVMIFFISLIAPATYVAITTFHQEMVPTKLIVAIAAQREAIPFPAFVEAILMEVTFEILREAGLRLPKTIGSAVSIVGALVIGQSAVQAGIVSPAMVIVVAITAIASFATPSFAIAISARLLRFLFMVSAATFGFYGIILSLLIMVVHLSSLRSFGVPYMAPLAPFILSDAGDTAIRLPWWSLRKRPRLIADKNITREAVDQGPDVPASRGIVNQKAEDGDHRET, from the coding sequence ATGCCTTCCTTTTTCAAGCATTCAAAGCCGAAAAAAGAACGTGTTAGTGAGCAAGCTGAAGAAACTTCTTCCTCATCTGATGACCACTTATTTTCGTCTCTTTCGGAGAATGTTCACTATATTCAACAGAAAACAGGAAACAGCCCAGACATTGTAATCAGACAGCTCAGCATTGGCGACACAACGACCATTCAAAGTGCGATTGTATACGTAGATGGAATGGTCGATGAAAAAGCCATTCAAGATTTTTTATTGGAATCGATGATGAAAGATGATGATCTAAACCAAAAGGTTACAAATGCGAATGTCTTATCACTGATCAAAAAAGATATTTTAGCATTCGGTGACGTGTCAATGGCCACTTCATGGGAAGATTTTTTTCTATCGCTTATGAGTGGTGACACAATGATTTTAGTGGACGGCCATTTGCAATGTATTGTCATTGATACAAAGGGTGGTGAGCGCCGCGCTATTTCAGAGCCTAGCTCACAGATGGTCGTACGAGGGTCAAAAGAAGGATTTAACGAAACTCTTGCGACGAACATTTCACTCGTACGTCGTATTATTAAAAATCCCAGTCTATGGGTGGAATCAATGAAAATCGGAAACGTCACCAAAACGGACGTGGCGATTATGTATATTGATGGAATTGCAAATGAGAAGATTGTGAAGGAAGTAAAAGATCGGCTAAAACGCATTAACATTGATAGCATTTTAGAGTCTGGATATATCGAACAGCTCATTGAGGATAAAACCTTTACGACCTTTCCTACGATCTATCACACGGAGCGTCCTGATACGGTCGCGGGGAACTTACTAGAAGGCCGCATTGCGATTTTTGTGGACGGAACACCGTTTGTGCTAGTAGCACCTGCTGTATTTATTCAGTTCTTTCAATCAGCAGAAGATTATTATGCACGATTTGATATTGCATCGTCTCTTCGGTTTTTGCGCGTCATGATTTTTTTCATTTCGCTGATCGCTCCTGCTACGTATGTGGCCATCACGACCTTTCACCAAGAAATGGTTCCGACGAAGCTCATTGTGGCGATTGCCGCTCAGCGAGAAGCCATTCCATTTCCAGCCTTCGTTGAGGCGATACTCATGGAGGTCACCTTTGAAATTTTACGTGAAGCAGGACTACGCTTACCAAAAACGATTGGCTCCGCTGTTTCCATTGTTGGAGCGCTTGTTATTGGTCAATCAGCGGTGCAAGCAGGGATTGTTTCTCCTGCGATGGTTATTGTTGTTGCGATCACCGCCATCGCAAGCTTTGCGACGCCATCTTTTGCCATTGCCATTTCGGCTCGACTTCTTCGCTTTTTATTCATGGTGAGCGCCGCAACGTTTGGCTTTTACGGCATTATTCTATCGCTCTTAATTATGGTCGTTCACCTCTCAAGCCTTCGCTCCTTTGGTGTTCCTTATATGGCACCACTTGCTCCTTTCATTCTTAGTGATGCCGGAGATACAGCGATCCGTCTCCCGTGGTGGTCATTGCGAAAGCGACCTCGCTTAATTGCTGATAAAAACATTACGAGGGAAGCGGTAGATCAAGGACCAGACGTTCCAGCTTCGCGCGGAATTGTGAACCAAAAAGCAGAAGATGGTGATCATCGTGAAACGTAA
- a CDS encoding Ger(x)C family spore germination protein gives MKRKWLLFFLIVFLTPLLTSCWSKKELTDLALVSALGIDKTKDGKYLLSFQILNPGTVAGSLQGGGGGTESPPVTVYQATGDNLTEASRRASGHVSRRLYYAHTNLVVIGEKMAREEGVEKLIDGLDRDPEFRTTATFVIANGSSAADLVETLTPVDKIPSDKINKTLEITEKRWGHNIKSSLKDVMVNLKSPGKGTLVSGFKLIGNVENSKQLTNLQQSAPKSTLRSDGIAVLKDGKLIDWLYGDKARGTVWVINKIHGTDFNIDWNGQKEAIAYQTVRQKTKISTHIKNGIPTLFVHSRVEGDISELDVPVELSNPTEVVKIQKALAKQIESDIDKAIQSGQRHGVDYFGFGSDMYRNHPQEWKKIGNRWNSEYFPKATVEVSVEAYVRRTGLRNKSFLSK, from the coding sequence GTGAAACGTAAATGGCTTCTCTTCTTTCTAATCGTTTTTCTTACTCCTCTTTTAACCAGCTGCTGGAGTAAAAAAGAGCTCACAGATCTTGCACTCGTATCAGCGCTTGGGATCGATAAGACGAAGGACGGAAAATATCTGCTGTCGTTTCAAATTTTAAATCCTGGTACCGTAGCGGGAAGTTTACAGGGTGGTGGCGGTGGAACAGAAAGTCCTCCCGTCACCGTTTATCAAGCAACGGGAGATAATTTAACAGAAGCAAGCCGACGCGCCTCTGGTCATGTATCGCGCCGACTCTATTATGCACATACGAACTTGGTGGTCATCGGAGAAAAGATGGCGAGAGAAGAAGGAGTAGAAAAACTGATTGATGGGCTTGATCGTGATCCGGAGTTTCGAACTACTGCAACCTTTGTCATTGCGAATGGCTCTAGCGCTGCAGATTTAGTGGAAACCCTAACTCCAGTAGATAAAATACCTTCAGATAAAATCAATAAAACATTAGAAATAACGGAAAAACGCTGGGGACATAATATCAAATCATCACTCAAAGACGTGATGGTTAATCTGAAATCTCCGGGTAAAGGAACACTAGTCTCAGGATTTAAGCTAATCGGCAACGTTGAGAACTCAAAACAACTCACGAACCTTCAACAAAGTGCACCAAAATCCACTCTTCGCTCAGATGGAATTGCCGTACTAAAGGATGGGAAACTAATTGACTGGCTATACGGAGATAAAGCACGAGGTACCGTCTGGGTCATTAATAAAATACACGGCACCGACTTTAATATCGATTGGAATGGACAAAAAGAAGCGATTGCGTATCAAACCGTTAGGCAAAAAACAAAAATTTCAACCCATATAAAGAATGGGATACCTACTCTATTTGTTCACAGTCGTGTAGAAGGAGACATTAGTGAGTTGGACGTGCCGGTGGAACTCTCAAATCCGACCGAGGTTGTGAAAATACAAAAGGCTCTAGCAAAGCAAATTGAAAGTGATATTGACAAAGCTATACAAAGTGGTCAAAGGCACGGCGTGGACTATTTTGGCTTCGGTTCCGACATGTATCGCAACCATCCTCAAGAATGGAAGAAAATCGGGAACAGATGGAACAGCGAATACTTTCCTAAAGCTACTGTGGAGGTATCAGTAGAGGCGTACGTTCGTCGTACCGGACTTCGCAATAAATCATTTCTCTCTAAGTAA
- a CDS encoding GerAB/ArcD/ProY family transporter, whose translation MEKAKISASQLFILMVLFQLGSALLVPLGMRAKQDVWLAIFLGSVCSFALMIIYYQLYRHYPDVLPTTYVQKILGKHVGKTVAFIYLLYFMYNSSRVLRDFGEMLLTFAYPDTPLFIMNALLMLVIIYTIRKGIEVLARSGELLFMFLYILAVIGFILIIFSGLIDLSNLQPTLGNGLGPVLNTTFTETLYFPFGESIVFTMILPYLKHPKKAKFTMICATGLTGINLTITSLINVTVLGVDLASRSQFPLLSTVQSIQVADFLERLDVFFMLALVIGIFFKIGILFYAAMMGTADLFNIKSPSRLSYPLGLVILFTSMIIASNFPEHLYEGLRITPLKLHMPFLVLFPSFLLLVVYIKRRLKLN comes from the coding sequence ATGGAAAAGGCGAAGATAAGTGCCAGTCAGCTGTTTATTTTGATGGTACTTTTCCAACTCGGAAGTGCCCTACTCGTCCCACTAGGAATGCGAGCTAAGCAAGATGTTTGGCTAGCCATTTTTTTAGGCAGCGTCTGTAGCTTTGCCCTCATGATTATTTATTATCAGCTGTATCGCCATTATCCTGACGTACTGCCTACTACGTATGTACAAAAAATATTAGGAAAACACGTTGGCAAAACCGTGGCGTTCATTTATCTTCTCTATTTCATGTACAATTCTTCTCGAGTACTGCGTGATTTTGGCGAAATGCTTTTAACGTTCGCCTATCCTGATACACCGCTGTTCATTATGAATGCGTTGCTAATGCTTGTCATTATTTATACAATCCGTAAAGGCATTGAAGTGCTCGCAAGGTCTGGGGAGCTCTTATTCATGTTCCTCTATATTCTCGCTGTAATCGGATTTATCTTAATCATTTTTTCGGGCCTCATTGACTTATCAAATTTACAGCCGACTCTTGGGAATGGACTAGGACCTGTTCTAAATACTACCTTTACTGAAACACTCTATTTCCCGTTCGGAGAATCAATCGTTTTTACCATGATTCTTCCGTACTTAAAACATCCGAAAAAAGCGAAATTCACGATGATTTGTGCAACCGGACTTACTGGAATTAACTTAACGATTACATCGCTTATTAATGTAACCGTTCTCGGAGTAGATCTTGCTTCTCGCTCTCAATTCCCTCTTCTGTCAACGGTTCAAAGTATTCAAGTAGCTGATTTTTTAGAGCGATTAGACGTATTCTTTATGCTTGCGCTTGTGATTGGGATCTTCTTTAAAATAGGGATCTTATTTTATGCAGCGATGATGGGGACGGCAGATTTATTTAACATCAAATCTCCATCTCGGCTTTCATACCCGCTCGGTCTCGTTATCCTATTTACATCAATGATTATTGCAAGCAACTTTCCTGAGCATCTGTACGAAGGGCTACGCATTACGCCTTTAAAATTACATATGCCGTTTTTAGTCTTGTTTCCAAGTTTTTTACTTCTCGTTGTCTATATTAAACGACGGCTAAAACTGAATTGA
- a CDS encoding GNAT family N-acetyltransferase, with translation MSKNIGSERVMKRAGMTLEGTIRKGMLMKGIHRDLRLYSILKEEFVD, from the coding sequence ATGAGCAAAAACATCGGCTCAGAGCGAGTGATGAAAAGAGCCGGAATGACGTTAGAAGGCACCATTCGTAAAGGAATGCTGATGAAGGGAATTCATCGCGATTTGCGTTTGTATTCTATTTTAAAAGAAGAATTTGTGGATTAA
- a CDS encoding SHOCT-like domain-containing protein has translation MKEEITKVLTMVQEGRIDSDKAAELISVLKEKETETAVAVSPYSDRTLRIRVISSDKDNVSVNLPIKLVKAVLKAGHGIAKNIPQAEKYVKDLDIDLLITAIEQELVGQIVDVKSADGDTVAVYIE, from the coding sequence ATGAAAGAGGAAATCACAAAAGTATTAACAATGGTGCAAGAGGGACGAATTGATTCAGATAAAGCGGCCGAACTTATTAGCGTATTGAAAGAGAAAGAAACAGAAACAGCAGTAGCGGTATCTCCTTACTCAGATCGTACGCTTCGGATTCGGGTCATCTCAAGCGATAAGGACAATGTGAGCGTTAATTTACCGATTAAACTCGTAAAAGCCGTTTTAAAGGCAGGTCATGGCATTGCGAAAAATATCCCTCAAGCGGAAAAGTACGTGAAAGATTTGGATATTGATCTGTTGATTACTGCGATTGAGCAAGAATTAGTAGGGCAAATTGTTGATGTAAAATCTGCTGACGGTGATACTGTCGCTGTGTATATCGAGTAG
- a CDS encoding DUF2089 domain-containing protein, with protein MSYTVLTSCPVCSHSLNVTKLHCGHCQTTIENNFQLSKLASLSAEHLQFVETFLVCRGNIKEVEKELGISYPTVRGKLSEIIQALGHQAEVPKKPERDEKNIVSMLERGEISAEEALKMLKK; from the coding sequence ATGAGTTATACAGTTTTAACAAGTTGTCCGGTGTGCAGTCATTCCTTAAATGTAACAAAGCTGCACTGCGGTCACTGTCAGACGACGATTGAAAATAATTTTCAGCTTTCAAAGCTTGCTTCTTTATCGGCAGAGCATCTACAGTTTGTGGAGACGTTCCTTGTTTGTCGCGGAAATATTAAAGAAGTGGAAAAGGAGCTCGGTATTTCGTATCCAACGGTTCGTGGAAAACTGTCCGAGATTATTCAAGCACTCGGTCATCAAGCAGAAGTACCAAAAAAACCAGAGCGAGACGAGAAAAACATCGTATCAATGCTTGAAAGAGGCGAAATTTCAGCAGAAGAAGCGCTTAAAATGTTAAAAAAATAA
- a CDS encoding chromate transporter, which produces MNVLIALLAAFFIANLLGYGGGPASIPLMYQEVVDRYHWLTNTEFSKMLALGNALPGPIATKIAAYVGYDIAGWVGLLVAMFATVVPSAVALILLLKLLQRHRQSKVVKGMTLLVQPVIAIMMVILTWEMGRDSVVSLGVIQTVVIGLISLVAMTKFKVHPAILILIAFAYGGLVVPHI; this is translated from the coding sequence ATGAACGTACTGATTGCCCTGCTTGCAGCGTTTTTTATTGCAAATCTTCTTGGATACGGTGGAGGTCCTGCATCCATTCCTCTTATGTATCAAGAAGTAGTGGATCGATATCACTGGCTTACTAATACAGAGTTTTCAAAAATGCTAGCGCTCGGTAATGCCCTACCTGGACCGATCGCGACGAAAATTGCGGCTTATGTTGGCTATGATATAGCGGGCTGGGTCGGTCTACTCGTAGCGATGTTTGCGACCGTTGTTCCGTCAGCCGTCGCATTGATTTTATTATTAAAATTACTGCAGCGTCACCGCCAATCAAAAGTCGTAAAAGGGATGACGCTACTCGTACAGCCCGTTATCGCGATTATGATGGTGATTTTAACGTGGGAGATGGGACGGGATTCCGTTGTGTCACTTGGGGTGATTCAAACTGTCGTCATTGGCCTTATTTCGCTCGTGGCAATGACGAAGTTCAAGGTGCATCCAGCCATTCTCATCTTAATTGCCTTTGCATACGGTGGTCTGGTCGTTCCGCACATTTAA
- a CDS encoding chromate transporter, with protein sequence MSIYKELIIAMVRTGILGFGGGPSVIPLIRHEAVKRFKWLEDEEFGETYAIANALPGPIATKMAAYLGYKLKGTVGAIVATLAHILPSSLAMIVLFALADALSGSEVVAGMIAAITPVVGVMLGIMAYEFAAKAVKGLGKVLGVILFVISFVLLQTLNVHPGIVIIIFLAYGSVHFKLRDKFKKNNGDKNEKENKGGASA encoded by the coding sequence ATGAGTATCTACAAAGAGCTGATAATCGCTATGGTGCGAACGGGAATTTTAGGATTTGGCGGAGGTCCGTCCGTGATTCCACTTATTCGCCATGAGGCCGTGAAGCGATTCAAATGGCTAGAGGATGAAGAATTTGGGGAAACATATGCGATCGCGAATGCACTGCCAGGGCCGATTGCGACGAAGATGGCTGCGTATCTAGGATATAAGCTAAAGGGAACGGTAGGAGCGATTGTTGCGACACTGGCCCATATTTTGCCGTCAAGTTTAGCGATGATTGTATTGTTCGCACTAGCGGATGCGTTAAGCGGGTCAGAAGTTGTCGCAGGAATGATTGCAGCAATTACGCCAGTCGTTGGTGTGATGCTTGGTATTATGGCCTATGAGTTTGCTGCTAAAGCGGTGAAGGGTCTTGGGAAAGTATTAGGAGTCATTTTATTTGTGATTAGCTTTGTACTTCTGCAAACCTTGAACGTTCATCCTGGTATTGTTATTATCATTTTTCTTGCGTATGGATCTGTTCATTTTAAACTGCGGGATAAGTTCAAAAAAAATAACGGGGATAAAAACGAAAAAGAAAACAAAGGAGGTGCATCAGCATGA